The following are encoded together in the Robertmurraya sp. FSL R5-0851 genome:
- a CDS encoding cell wall hydrolase, with protein sequence MKMVKKLLVISTLSFTLVGFGSAAGAATQSHVVQKGDTFWNIGSKYGVSVLNLMKQNNKTTSLLYPGEKLVIPATNLSAADKDLLARLVSAEAKGESYAGKVAVATVILNRVNHPDFPNTVSEVIYQIDQGYYAFTPVKNGTINQSADEESKRAVDEALAFQGQGQGSLYFYNPQTAASDWVFSRETTITIGNHRFAK encoded by the coding sequence ATGAAAATGGTAAAAAAATTACTAGTGATCTCAACTCTATCATTTACATTGGTTGGATTCGGATCAGCAGCAGGTGCTGCAACTCAATCACATGTAGTACAAAAAGGAGATACGTTCTGGAATATCGGGTCAAAGTATGGTGTATCTGTATTAAATTTAATGAAGCAAAATAACAAAACGACATCACTATTATATCCAGGTGAAAAGCTAGTGATTCCTGCAACTAATTTGTCAGCAGCTGATAAGGATTTATTAGCGAGACTAGTAAGTGCGGAAGCTAAAGGGGAGTCTTACGCAGGGAAAGTAGCTGTTGCGACAGTGATTTTAAATCGTGTGAATCACCCAGATTTTCCTAATACAGTAAGTGAAGTCATTTATCAAATCGACCAAGGTTATTATGCATTTACACCTGTTAAAAATGGAACTATTAACCAGTCAGCAGATGAAGAATCAAAGCGTGCAGTTGACGAGGCGCTAGCGTTCCAAGGGCAAGGACAAGGTTCATTATACTTTTACAATCCACAAACAGCCGCAAGCGACTGGGTGTTCTCTCGTGAAACCACGATTACAATTGGAAACCATAGATTTGCGAAATAA
- a CDS encoding NAD(P)-binding domain-containing protein: MKVGLIGLGNMGLPMAENLLKNGYELVVYNRTKSKCHDLTTKGAIIANTPAEAARQTNIVLTILSDDTALENVVFGEEGILAGLQPGGIHVSISTISVYLAKKLTVDHENASQHFISSTVLGRPEAAAAAALRFIVAGPEEARKKVKPILQSLGQDVFIVGEQGYLSNVAKLGNNFLLVSMLESLSEILVMVEKHGVEPKQFLEIINSLFASPVYNTYGKMMTNEQFDPAGFKLKLGLKDVNLMIDAANEVSTLLPIANLAQSHYSYAIEKGWGDLDWSAIMKVLKEIN; this comes from the coding sequence TTGAAAGTTGGATTGATCGGCTTAGGAAATATGGGTTTACCGATGGCTGAAAATCTTTTGAAAAATGGCTATGAATTAGTAGTATACAATCGGACGAAAAGTAAATGCCATGACCTAACCACAAAAGGAGCCATTATAGCTAACACTCCTGCTGAAGCAGCAAGACAAACGAATATCGTACTTACTATTCTTTCTGACGATACAGCATTGGAGAACGTTGTGTTTGGTGAGGAAGGAATACTTGCGGGGTTACAACCAGGAGGCATTCATGTGTCTATCAGTACCATCAGTGTGTACTTGGCAAAAAAACTAACGGTTGACCATGAAAATGCCAGTCAACATTTTATTTCTTCCACCGTTTTAGGTCGTCCTGAGGCAGCGGCAGCAGCTGCTTTACGCTTTATAGTTGCAGGTCCAGAAGAGGCAAGGAAGAAAGTAAAACCCATCCTTCAATCGTTAGGGCAAGATGTTTTTATTGTTGGTGAACAAGGGTATTTATCAAATGTGGCTAAACTAGGAAACAACTTCTTACTTGTTTCCATGCTAGAGTCCTTATCAGAGATCTTGGTTATGGTAGAGAAACATGGAGTTGAACCAAAGCAGTTTTTAGAAATTATTAATTCTCTGTTTGCATCTCCAGTTTATAATACTTATGGAAAAATGATGACAAATGAACAGTTTGATCCTGCTGGCTTTAAGCTAAAGCTAGGATTAAAGGATGTGAACCTAATGATTGATGCAGCGAATGAGGTATCCACCCTGTTGCCAATTGCTAATCTCGCGCAATCTCACTACAGTTATGCGATCGAAAAAGGCTGGGGAGATTTAGATTGGTCAGCGATCATGAAGGTACTAAAGGAGATCAATTAA
- a CDS encoding EAL domain-containing protein: protein MSNQKFDLLEKVFHTSNDYLIVKDVNGRWIEANKKTLQLFDIEEGAYKGKTDEQLAQKYKKFENYGPICVHSDNQAWVSKTEFQLKESFRMDGNDYTFHVRKIPLYDENGYADSLVVVGRNITEQEKYQAISDKQYKALQMIASGEPLIDVFRNIVNAVEVLSSNSICSIMFYEESENWLRNGYSHSFPDGFLKKIDRFPVGLNYASCGHAAFTKEIAIVSDIETDPSWSNWKTIPLSYQLHSCWSIPILSSKGELFGTFAIYHPEVRKPKSYEIELLKVFSYLTGLAIERDNQVKEIQYLASHDTLTNLPNIRFLKDVIDRLISRQDEFAILFIDLDRFKPINDTFGHAVGDQVLSEVARRINSNIPKKGIVTRMGGDEFVILLRKMKIEKQPKAVAEKILQEIKEPIIINDREFYVSASIGISMYPFHGHTGDILIRNADVAMYSVKGEDGQSIQMFNDSLTKHGTELFMLQGELREAIKQEQFFIQYQPKIQLATGKFTGLEALIRWKHPLKGNISPDTFIPLAEESGFIDALGEWVLREVCLQVKKWRETNLAHLPVAVNVSVRQFVLNDIPSLVEDILAEYDLPSESIEIEITESVLSKHEYLIQNAVSKLQEIGVKVSIDDFGTGYASMTYLKQFRANKIKIDRSFISSLPHDVNEAAIVSAVITLARDLHMDVIAEGIETKEQLDFLLEKGCSEGQGYYFSRPVSSNEIEELFERVNKFKRE from the coding sequence ATGAGCAACCAAAAATTCGATTTATTGGAGAAAGTGTTTCATACAAGTAATGATTACTTAATTGTAAAAGATGTTAATGGAAGATGGATCGAAGCAAATAAAAAGACCCTGCAATTATTTGATATTGAGGAAGGGGCATATAAGGGAAAAACGGATGAACAACTTGCACAGAAATACAAAAAGTTTGAGAACTATGGTCCTATTTGTGTTCATTCAGACAATCAAGCGTGGGTAAGTAAAACAGAATTTCAATTAAAAGAATCGTTTCGTATGGATGGGAATGACTATACATTTCATGTTAGAAAGATTCCACTTTATGATGAGAACGGTTATGCAGATAGTTTAGTCGTAGTAGGTAGAAATATTACGGAGCAAGAAAAATACCAAGCCATTAGTGATAAACAGTATAAAGCCTTACAAATGATTGCGTCAGGTGAACCATTAATTGATGTTTTTCGAAATATTGTGAATGCTGTGGAGGTACTATCTAGTAACAGTATTTGCTCGATAATGTTTTATGAAGAGAGTGAGAATTGGTTACGTAACGGATATTCACATAGCTTTCCAGATGGATTTTTAAAGAAAATCGACCGGTTTCCAGTTGGTTTGAACTATGCATCTTGTGGACATGCTGCTTTCACGAAAGAGATAGCAATTGTCTCGGATATTGAAACTGACCCATCTTGGTCTAATTGGAAAACGATCCCTTTGAGCTATCAATTGCATTCTTGTTGGTCGATTCCCATTCTGTCGTCAAAAGGAGAATTATTCGGTACATTTGCGATCTATCATCCTGAAGTAAGAAAACCAAAGTCGTATGAAATCGAATTACTTAAAGTATTTAGTTATTTAACTGGATTAGCGATTGAAAGGGATAATCAGGTAAAAGAAATCCAATACTTGGCATCTCATGACACATTAACAAATCTCCCGAATATCCGATTTTTAAAGGATGTTATTGATCGTTTAATTAGTAGACAAGATGAGTTTGCGATTTTGTTTATTGATTTAGACCGATTTAAGCCTATTAATGATACCTTCGGACACGCGGTAGGAGATCAGGTGTTAAGTGAAGTAGCAAGGCGGATAAACTCAAATATCCCGAAGAAAGGGATCGTCACCCGTATGGGTGGTGATGAATTTGTCATCCTTTTAAGAAAAATGAAAATTGAGAAACAACCAAAAGCAGTGGCAGAAAAAATATTACAAGAAATAAAAGAACCGATAATAATAAATGACAGAGAGTTTTACGTATCAGCTAGTATTGGGATCAGTATGTACCCATTTCATGGTCATACAGGGGACATATTAATTAGAAATGCAGATGTTGCGATGTATAGTGTAAAAGGCGAGGATGGACAATCCATCCAAATGTTCAATGATTCCCTCACGAAGCACGGTACAGAATTATTTATGTTACAAGGAGAACTTCGTGAAGCAATCAAGCAAGAGCAATTTTTTATACAATATCAACCGAAAATTCAATTGGCAACAGGTAAATTTACTGGTCTAGAAGCACTCATCAGATGGAAGCATCCACTGAAGGGGAACATCAGTCCTGACACATTTATCCCATTAGCAGAGGAAAGTGGATTTATTGATGCGTTAGGAGAATGGGTTCTCCGGGAAGTATGTTTACAGGTAAAGAAGTGGAGGGAGACAAACCTAGCACATTTACCTGTTGCAGTAAATGTGTCTGTGAGACAATTTGTTTTAAATGATATCCCCAGTTTAGTGGAAGATATTCTAGCAGAATATGATCTACCATCCGAATCAATTGAGATTGAAATTACAGAAAGTGTGCTAAGTAAGCATGAATATTTAATTCAAAATGCAGTTAGCAAGCTTCAAGAAATTGGAGTGAAAGTGTCAATTGATGATTTTGGGACAGGATATGCTTCAATGACGTATTTAAAACAATTTCGTGCAAATAAAATCAAAATTGATCGTTCTTTTATCAGCTCTCTTCCACATGATGTAAATGAAGCAGCCATCGTTTCTGCGGTTATTACATTAGCGCGTGATTTACATATGGATGTTATTGCAGAGGGCATTGAGACGAAGGAACAACTCGACTTTTTATTAGAAAAAGGCTGTTCTGAAGGCCAAGGGTACTATTTCAGTCGTCCGGTATCTTCAAATGAAATCGAGGAACTATTTGAAAGAGTAAATAAATTTAAAAGGGAGTGA
- a CDS encoding STAS domain-containing protein: MELTYQASFDLKYFIEENKDKFKNSLLLEAVNVKDRIDEILRIGNINLVSNAQKLVIDIIDGNEDALKAFAKQEGIVWATHSIELSFKLEWVQAIRRTLWRFIQSFNNLSNKYDLDDFFHLELQINNRVDQFLNTFFISYSNYKDALIVAQRQLVENLSVPIIPITSSVCILPLIGTVDSFRTAILEEKVLTEIGRLRIQTLIIDLSGIGNMEPDVIDHLMKIIDGTSMMGCHSIITGLRAEVVKKMIHLDISSFFMKTKTLGTLQQALKQYIIQ, from the coding sequence ATGGAACTTACATATCAAGCTTCTTTTGACTTAAAATACTTTATTGAAGAAAATAAAGATAAATTTAAGAACTCACTTCTTCTAGAGGCTGTAAATGTAAAAGATCGGATCGATGAAATACTAAGGATCGGTAATATCAACTTAGTCTCGAATGCTCAAAAGCTGGTCATTGACATTATTGATGGTAATGAAGATGCACTGAAAGCTTTTGCCAAGCAGGAGGGAATTGTCTGGGCAACCCATTCAATTGAATTATCCTTCAAACTGGAGTGGGTTCAAGCGATAAGGCGTACACTTTGGAGATTTATTCAATCGTTTAACAATCTTTCCAACAAATATGATTTGGATGACTTCTTTCATCTCGAGCTACAAATTAATAACCGTGTCGACCAGTTTTTGAATACTTTCTTTATCAGTTATTCAAATTACAAAGATGCCCTAATTGTTGCACAAAGACAACTAGTTGAAAATCTATCAGTACCTATTATTCCAATCACTTCTTCTGTATGTATTTTGCCTTTAATTGGGACCGTAGACTCCTTCCGAACGGCCATACTTGAAGAAAAGGTTCTCACAGAAATTGGAAGACTACGAATTCAAACGTTAATTATTGATTTATCAGGAATTGGCAATATGGAACCCGACGTGATCGATCATCTCATGAAAATCATCGATGGTACTTCCATGATGGGTTGCCATTCGATTATTACTGGTTTACGTGCCGAAGTGGTTAAAAAGATGATTCATTTAGATATTTCCTCCTTCTTTATGAAGACAAAAACATTAGGAACTTTACAACAAGCATTAAAGCAATACATTATTCAATAG
- a CDS encoding cell wall hydrolase: protein MKNILKKLLVLSTLSFTLVGFETTSSAAEQTLSVKSGETSWKVVSKTDNSALELIKENHDKFPTLYEKEIDVTDQEKELMARLVSAEAKGEPYEGKVAVAEVIINRVEHEEFPDTVKEVVYEQVSGTYAFSPVQNGEINKPADVESVEAVEEALVDKENDSEAIYFYNPEIATDTWILSRQVIETIGNHRFAI from the coding sequence ATGAAAAACATTCTAAAAAAACTACTTGTTCTCTCTACTCTATCGTTCACATTGGTTGGGTTCGAAACTACTTCGAGCGCAGCTGAACAAACTCTTTCAGTGAAAAGTGGAGAAACATCTTGGAAAGTAGTAAGCAAAACGGATAACTCTGCTCTAGAATTAATAAAAGAGAATCATGATAAATTTCCAACATTATATGAAAAGGAAATTGATGTTACAGATCAGGAAAAGGAATTGATGGCCCGACTCGTAAGCGCGGAAGCAAAAGGAGAGCCGTACGAAGGGAAAGTGGCTGTGGCAGAAGTTATTATTAACCGAGTAGAGCATGAAGAATTCCCTGACACAGTAAAAGAAGTTGTATATGAGCAGGTATCTGGTACGTATGCATTTTCTCCTGTTCAAAATGGAGAGATTAACAAGCCAGCGGATGTGGAATCAGTGGAAGCGGTAGAAGAGGCTCTAGTTGACAAAGAGAATGATTCAGAGGCTATATATTTTTATAATCCGGAAATCGCAACGGACACATGGATTTTATCAAGACAAGTGATAGAAACAATTGGAAACCATCGATTTGCGATTTAA
- a CDS encoding YitT family protein, translated as MRQAYHLFLLHVGIALVAINIHFFLAPNQFAAGGLGGLTIVMHHFFPNVSIGLLMLCFNVVLFGLGFMFLGFSFGLKTIYSSFMLSFMVWLFGEVAPMAEPLSEDKLIQLMVGVLIAALGLVIVMKEGASTGGMDLIGMILNKYFSIDIGKAVLFSDMIIVLLSIVAFGVENGLYALFGIVLRGVVIDYLIQQFSLTKEVVIISYKCDLIKNFIIENLGRSATVHEAKGAFSNEQKEVITIVLKRSEFHSLKKYINEIDKRAFISVHNMSEVVGNGFKSMV; from the coding sequence GTGAGACAAGCCTATCATTTATTTCTTTTACATGTAGGGATTGCCCTAGTAGCGATTAATATTCACTTTTTTCTAGCACCTAATCAATTTGCTGCCGGAGGATTAGGTGGTTTGACGATTGTGATGCATCACTTTTTTCCTAACGTTTCGATTGGTTTACTAATGTTATGTTTTAATGTAGTTTTGTTTGGATTAGGTTTCATGTTTCTCGGTTTTAGCTTTGGTCTAAAGACGATTTACTCTAGCTTTATGTTATCGTTTATGGTTTGGTTGTTTGGGGAAGTTGCTCCGATGGCTGAACCTCTAAGTGAAGATAAACTGATTCAACTGATGGTCGGTGTATTAATTGCTGCACTGGGATTGGTCATCGTGATGAAAGAGGGAGCTTCAACCGGAGGAATGGACCTGATCGGCATGATATTAAATAAGTATTTTTCAATTGATATAGGTAAAGCTGTGTTGTTTTCCGATATGATTATCGTACTGCTGTCGATTGTTGCGTTTGGTGTGGAAAATGGGTTATATGCACTATTTGGAATTGTGTTAAGAGGGGTCGTTATTGACTATTTAATTCAACAGTTTAGTTTAACGAAGGAAGTTGTCATTATTAGCTATAAATGCGATTTAATTAAGAACTTTATTATTGAAAATCTAGGCCGCAGTGCTACCGTGCATGAAGCCAAAGGAGCCTTTAGCAACGAGCAAAAGGAAGTCATAACAATCGTCCTAAAACGAAGCGAGTTTCATTCGTTGAAAAAATATATTAATGAAATCGACAAACGAGCTTTTATTAGTGTACATAATATGAGTGAGGTCGTCGGAAATGGATTTAAGAGTATGGTTTAG
- a CDS encoding asparaginase — MKKILLLATGGTIASLEGKDGLVPGLAPVDLLSYSSDVSLAADVTCEILMNRDSTNMQPEHWIEMASKIADNYDQYDGFVITHGTDTLGYTSSALSYMLQGLNKPVVVTGSQVPISFKRTDAIKNLNDAICFACENVGGVYVVFDGRVIIGTRAVKMRTKSFDAFESINHPYVAQVRENKVTYYWRPEQTIQSLKLDVSLCPDVFVLTLHPGTKPEIFDYLKGLYKGIIIESYGNGGVPFEERSLLPKIKELTEAGVAVLISTQCLEEGGDLYLYEVGRKVSQYNVIVSGDMNKEAIVPKLMWALGQTDDLSQVKEMMETPISYDLSVEWGQEE; from the coding sequence ATGAAAAAAATATTACTGCTTGCAACTGGAGGGACCATTGCATCGTTAGAGGGAAAGGACGGATTGGTTCCAGGACTAGCGCCAGTGGACCTGTTAAGCTATTCTTCGGATGTATCCTTGGCTGCTGATGTGACTTGCGAGATTTTAATGAATAGAGACAGTACGAATATGCAGCCGGAACACTGGATAGAAATGGCGTCTAAAATTGCTGATAACTACGATCAATATGATGGATTTGTTATTACGCATGGAACTGACACGCTAGGGTATACATCTTCTGCATTATCCTATATGCTGCAGGGTTTAAATAAGCCGGTTGTAGTTACGGGATCTCAAGTTCCGATTAGTTTTAAAAGAACAGATGCGATTAAAAATCTAAACGACGCCATCTGCTTTGCTTGTGAAAACGTTGGTGGAGTTTATGTTGTTTTTGATGGACGAGTGATCATTGGGACAAGAGCGGTAAAAATGAGAACGAAAAGCTTTGATGCGTTTGAAAGTATTAATCATCCTTATGTAGCACAAGTAAGAGAAAACAAGGTTACGTATTACTGGAGACCAGAGCAAACGATTCAGTCATTAAAATTAGATGTTAGTCTTTGCCCAGATGTGTTTGTTCTTACCTTACATCCAGGTACGAAGCCTGAAATTTTTGATTACTTAAAAGGACTGTATAAGGGAATTATAATTGAAAGCTATGGAAACGGTGGGGTTCCATTCGAGGAAAGAAGCTTGCTACCAAAGATTAAAGAATTGACTGAAGCAGGTGTTGCAGTTCTCATTTCGACACAGTGTCTAGAAGAAGGTGGAGATCTGTATTTATATGAAGTCGGACGGAAAGTAAGTCAGTACAATGTGATCGTCTCCGGAGATATGAATAAAGAAGCAATCGTACCGAAGCTAATGTGGGCTTTAGGTCAAACGGACGATCTGTCTCAGGTGAAAGAAATGATGGAAACACCGATTTCGTATGATCTATCCGTTGAATGGGGTCAAGAAGAGTGA
- a CDS encoding helix-turn-helix domain-containing protein yields the protein MLSRLVTLRKSRKWSMQETADRLEIAKSTYAGYEYGYREPSLQALSDIADLFETSVDHILGRSEQSLELTKLVEEESMALTLDGESLSKEEMIDFIAFTRIKREISTFSKKEA from the coding sequence GTGTTATCTCGATTAGTAACTTTGAGGAAAAGTAGAAAGTGGTCGATGCAGGAAACGGCAGATCGTCTAGAAATCGCAAAAAGTACATACGCAGGTTATGAGTATGGATATAGAGAGCCTTCTCTGCAGGCATTATCTGATATTGCCGATTTATTTGAAACAAGTGTGGACCATATTCTTGGACGAAGTGAGCAATCGTTAGAGCTAACCAAACTAGTTGAGGAGGAATCAATGGCACTCACATTGGACGGAGAATCATTATCGAAGGAAGAAATGATAGATTTTATCGCTTTTACACGTATAAAAAGGGAGATTTCAACTTTCAGCAAAAAAGAAGCCTGA
- a CDS encoding proline dehydrogenase family protein: MIEAISKNFFLKVSQNKSMNKAARKWGLRFGASQVVAGETIDTAITAVKKLNKNGIVATLDHLGEFVSSKAEASEATDYCVRTLHAMASAKVDGNLSVKMTQLGLDIDKQFCLDNMRKIVSTAIQYNNFVRIDMEDSTRTQITLDILKELRKDYDNVGTVIQAYLYRSETDVRELVGVPLRLVKGAYKEPAEVAYQEKTDVDKNYMTIIKEHLKSGSYTAIASHDHNIIAKVKEFTNQENIPTSQFEFQFLYGFRNELQQSLVKEGYKVRVYVPFGDDWFGYFMRRLAERPQNIAFAFKGFFFK; this comes from the coding sequence ATGATAGAGGCGATTTCAAAAAACTTCTTTTTAAAAGTATCGCAAAACAAGTCGATGAACAAAGCTGCTCGAAAATGGGGTCTTCGCTTTGGGGCTAGTCAGGTCGTTGCGGGAGAAACGATTGACACAGCGATTACAGCGGTAAAAAAGTTAAATAAAAATGGAATCGTTGCCACACTCGATCATCTTGGTGAGTTTGTATCGAGCAAAGCAGAAGCTAGTGAAGCAACTGATTATTGTGTACGTACATTACATGCGATGGCATCTGCGAAGGTAGATGGCAATCTTTCAGTAAAAATGACGCAATTAGGTTTAGACATCGATAAGCAGTTTTGCTTAGACAATATGAGAAAAATCGTCTCCACGGCAATACAATACAACAACTTCGTTCGGATTGACATGGAGGATTCCACACGCACTCAAATTACACTAGATATTTTAAAGGAATTACGCAAAGATTATGATAATGTTGGTACAGTAATTCAAGCGTATTTGTATCGATCAGAGACAGACGTGAGAGAATTAGTGGGAGTTCCGCTTCGCTTAGTTAAAGGAGCGTACAAGGAGCCTGCAGAAGTCGCTTATCAGGAAAAGACTGACGTGGACAAGAACTATATGACGATCATTAAAGAGCATTTAAAAAGTGGAAGCTACACGGCAATTGCCAGCCATGACCACAACATCATTGCGAAGGTGAAGGAATTTACCAACCAAGAAAACATTCCTACCTCTCAATTTGAATTTCAATTTTTATACGGTTTTCGTAATGAACTTCAGCAAAGTCTCGTAAAAGAAGGCTACAAAGTTCGTGTGTATGTTCCGTTTGGGGATGACTGGTTCGGCTACTTTATGCGTCGTTTGGCGGAAAGACCGCAAAACATTGCGTTTGCTTTTAAAGGATTCTTTTTTAAATAA
- the pruA gene encoding L-glutamate gamma-semialdehyde dehydrogenase: MYSYKHEPFTNFSLEDNQQAFKKALELVNSQLGKEYPLTIGGKKITTESKITSYNPANKEEIVGVVSKASKEIAEEAMQAALTAFESWKNVEPATRANVLFRAANIMRRRKHEFSAYLVKEAGKPWKEADADTAEAIDFLEFYARQMNQLSAGVPVQSRDGEFNQYNYIPLGVGVIISPFNFPLAIMAGTTVAAIVAGNSVLLKPANNTPVVAAKFVELMEEAGLPEGVLNFVPGSGAEIGDYLVDHPKTRFVSFTGSREVGCRIYERAAKVQPGQIWLKRVIAEMGGKDTVVVDKDADLELAATSIVYSAFGFSGQKCSAGSRAVIHEDVYDVVLEKAVALTKTLSLGNPEDVNTYMGPVIDKAAYDKIMSYIAVGKEEGRIAAGGNGDDSKGYFIEPTIVADVKEKDRLMQEEIFGPVVAFCKARDFDHMMTIANNTDYGLTGALISNNRAHIERARKEFHVGNLYFNRTCTGAIVGYQPFGGFNMSGTDSKAGGPDYLVLHMQAKTTSEMF; this comes from the coding sequence ATGTATTCTTACAAACATGAACCATTTACAAATTTTTCACTTGAGGACAACCAACAAGCATTTAAAAAAGCTTTAGAATTAGTAAATTCACAGTTAGGAAAAGAATATCCGCTAACCATTGGCGGAAAGAAGATCACAACAGAGTCAAAAATTACTTCGTATAACCCAGCAAACAAAGAAGAAATAGTAGGGGTAGTTTCAAAAGCAAGCAAGGAAATCGCTGAAGAAGCCATGCAAGCGGCGTTAACCGCGTTTGAATCTTGGAAAAATGTTGAGCCAGCCACGCGTGCCAATGTTTTATTCCGTGCGGCAAACATCATGCGTCGACGTAAGCATGAATTCTCTGCCTATCTAGTAAAAGAAGCAGGAAAGCCGTGGAAAGAAGCGGATGCTGATACAGCTGAAGCAATCGATTTCTTAGAGTTTTACGCAAGACAAATGAATCAGCTTTCTGCTGGGGTACCGGTTCAAAGCCGTGATGGAGAATTTAATCAATACAATTATATTCCACTTGGGGTAGGTGTCATTATTTCTCCTTTTAACTTCCCGTTAGCCATCATGGCTGGAACAACCGTAGCGGCAATTGTTGCAGGAAACTCTGTATTACTAAAGCCTGCAAATAACACGCCTGTAGTGGCAGCTAAGTTTGTTGAATTAATGGAAGAAGCCGGACTGCCAGAAGGGGTTCTTAACTTCGTTCCTGGAAGTGGAGCAGAAATTGGTGATTACCTAGTGGATCATCCAAAAACTCGTTTCGTTTCCTTCACAGGTTCACGCGAAGTTGGTTGCCGTATTTATGAGCGTGCTGCAAAGGTACAACCAGGTCAAATTTGGTTAAAGCGCGTGATCGCTGAGATGGGCGGTAAGGACACAGTGGTTGTAGATAAAGATGCGGATCTAGAGTTAGCTGCAACGTCCATCGTTTACTCTGCGTTTGGTTTCTCTGGTCAAAAATGTTCAGCCGGTTCACGTGCAGTTATCCATGAGGATGTGTACGACGTTGTATTAGAAAAAGCAGTCGCTCTTACAAAGACTTTATCACTTGGAAATCCAGAAGATGTGAACACATATATGGGACCAGTAATTGATAAGGCAGCTTACGATAAAATTATGAGCTATATTGCAGTAGGAAAAGAAGAGGGGCGTATCGCAGCTGGTGGAAATGGTGATGATTCAAAAGGATACTTCATTGAACCAACCATTGTAGCGGATGTGAAGGAAAAGGACCGTCTGATGCAAGAAGAGATTTTTGGACCTGTAGTGGCGTTCTGTAAAGCTCGTGACTTCGACCATATGATGACGATTGCCAATAACACAGACTACGGTTTAACAGGAGCTCTGATTTCTAATAATCGTGCCCATATCGAAAGAGCGAGAAAAGAGTTCCACGTAGGAAATCTTTACTTCAACCGTACGTGTACAGGGGCCATCGTTGGGTACCAGCCATTTGGTGGATTCAATATGTCAGGTACTGACTCAAAAGCAGGCGGACCAGACTACCTGGTATTACACATGCAAGCGAAAACAACTTCTGAAATGTTCTAA